TTTCCGAGGATCCCGGTTCGTCGAAAAACGGCGGCGACCTGATGTACTTCTCGGCAGGAATGACCGTACCCGTGTTCGACGACGCCGTGTACAACATGAAGGTCGGAGAATTGCTCGGCCATCCCGTGCGCACCATGTTCGGGTATCACCTCATCAAGGTGCTCGACAAGCGTCCCGCCCGCGGCGAACTGCAGGTGAGCCATATCCTGACCCGTTTCCCGGTCGAGAATCCGACGGACACGGCGGCGGCCTATGCAAAAATCCGCCTGATCTCGGACTCGCTTCGCAACGGCGTCTCCTTCCAGGATCTCGCCATGCGCAATTCCGAAGATCCGGTTTCGGGAGCAAAGGGCGGAGACCTCGGCTGGATCGCGCGCCGCCGCACCGTTCCCGAGTTTGAGAGCGCCGCCTTCGATCTGCCGAAAGGTGTGGTGAGCGGACCCGTCAAGACGCCGTTCGGTTATCACATCATCCTCGTCACCGACGAGCGCGCGGCGAAGGCCTTCGACGAATCGAAGCAGGAATTGAAACAGATCTATCAGCGATACGGCTTCGAGGAAGACAACGCGGCGTTTGTCGCCGGCGTCGAGAAGAAATACGGCATGACCGTGTCGGAACCGGCAATCGAGCGCATCGCCCTCGAAGTGGACACGGCCTCGACCACCTCGGTCGCGGGCTGGTACTCGAAAATGACCGACGCGACCAAGGCGCTGCCGCTGGTCACGTTCACCGGTTCGGCTTTCACCGTCGACGAGGCGGTGCGGATCGTCGAGAAGAACCGCGATTATCAGTCGCGTCCGCTCAACCGCAACAGTCTGCGCGAACTCGCGCGCACGCTGGGCCAGAAGTCGGCGCTTGAGCGCGAGACGCAGGATCTCGAGACCCGTTATCCTGAATTCGCCGAACTCATGCAGGAATACCGCGAGGGCGTGCTGTTGTTCCGCGCCGAGCAGGAGTTCGTGTGGAACAAGGTGGCGGTGAAGGACAGCGCCCTGCGCCTGTTCTGGGGTGAACGCGCCTCCGAATACCGCTGGCCCGACCGCTATGCGGTGCGCGAAATCTTTGTGACGAGCGACTCGCTCGCCAACGTGCTGCGCGACAGTCTGAACAACGGCGTCGACTTCGGCGAACTCGCGGCGCGGCACACGCAGCGCGCGGGGTACAAGGAGAAGAAGGGCGACTGGGGTCTGCTCGTTCCGGAAAAGGAAGAGCTTGCGCGCAAGGTGCAGGGACTGCAGGTCGGCTGGATCG
This window of the Ignavibacteriota bacterium genome carries:
- a CDS encoding peptidylprolyl isomerase; the protein is MNRRSPILFALTALSLCTALLTGGCSSSGGDVVAKIGSYSLTLPEYERQYLKNNGGQAAADTSTFPGRMDFLQLLIKYRLKVLEARDQGYEKDPDIQRELQEYRNSLAVPFLTERVVIDPQLRVLHERRKTEVRAAHILIRVQPDSTGVIDTLKAWNEAQRILALARGGERFDSLAARFSEDPGSSKNGGDLMYFSAGMTVPVFDDAVYNMKVGELLGHPVRTMFGYHLIKVLDKRPARGELQVSHILTRFPVENPTDTAAAYAKIRLISDSLRNGVSFQDLAMRNSEDPVSGAKGGDLGWIARRRTVPEFESAAFDLPKGVVSGPVKTPFGYHIILVTDERAAKAFDESKQELKQIYQRYGFEEDNAAFVAGVEKKYGMTVSEPAIERIALEVDTASTTSVAGWYSKMTDATKALPLVTFTGSAFTVDEAVRIVEKNRDYQSRPLNRNSLRELARTLGQKSALERETQDLETRYPEFAELMQEYREGVLLFRAEQEFVWNKVAVKDSALRLFWGERASEYRWPDRYAVREIFVTSDSLANVLRDSLNNGVDFGELAARHTQRAGYKEKKGDWGLLVPEKEELARKVQGLQVGWIEGPFKHQYGYSIVKLEGREPARDKTFEEAQSEVSSRFQEFEHKRIERDWIELLTRKFGLTVSEESVRNAFRDVRKKS